A region from the Arachis ipaensis cultivar K30076 chromosome B01, Araip1.1, whole genome shotgun sequence genome encodes:
- the LOC107647058 gene encoding uncharacterized protein LOC107647058: MEFETLSHFRKVVRKFNINIGRSIFFARCDSTRSKAICYDEDCPWQIYCAKRTFPASYQVKIFVNEHTCSRDNHCKSADGKWVIDELEERIRVQPNLTVREADQYFRSEYDVLINERKIYRSMKKAKERIEGSEIAQYARLRDYANEILKTNPGSTVRIHTNPMPDSNPIFLRIYVCFDACKKGFVGGCRPFIGLDGTFIIGYYGGQLLTAIGQDTNNNIYPIAYAIVESENKESWK; encoded by the coding sequence ATGGAGTTTGAAACTCTAAGCCATTTTAGGAAAGTTGTCCGAAAGTTTAATATCAATATTGGAAGGAGTATATTCTTTGCTCGTTGTGATTCTACAAGATCGAAGGCTATATGCTATGATGAGGACTGTCCTTGGCAAATATACTGTGCCAAGAGAACATTTCCAGCAAGTTATCAGGTAAAGATCTTCGTAAATGAACATACCTGCAGCAGGGACAATCACTGTAAGTCAGCAGATGGAAAATGGGTCATAGATGAGCTAGAGGAGAGGATACGAGTGCAACCAAACTTAACAGTGAGGGAGGCTGACCAATACTTCAGATCTGAGTATGATGTACTAATCAATGAAAGGAAAATTTACAGATCTATGAAGAAAGCAAAGGAGAGGATTGAGGGTTCTGAGATTGCACAGTATGCACGACTTCGTGATTATGCTAACGAGATACTGAAGACTAATCCTGGGTCGACAGTAAGGATCCACACGAATCCTATGCCTGATTCGAATCCTATTTTTCTGAGGATCTATGTTTGCTTTGATGCGTGCAAGAAGGGGTTTGTAGGTGGATGTAGACCTTTTATAGGGTTGGATGGGACCTTCATTATAGGGTATTATGGGGGGCAGTTACTGACAGCAATAGGACAGGATACAAATAATAATATCTATCCTATTGCCTACGCAATTGTGGAATCAGAGAACAAAGAAAGTTGGAAGTGA
- the LOC107626014 gene encoding protein DA1-related 1, with translation MGWFTKLLKGSNHKSSRGKYHGKHENSMDDLTDVEREEIDRAIALSLSEEDPKGKKVIEDDPQSSDDEQLCELTDEDEYHGEVKQHEELSNHHKEEDESVGEVEEEEDDHLNNIQQDNDKHLAEAQLEEDEQLARALQESLNIDSDRAERDSLFQPFPHLLRPVYRTCAGCNSEIGHGRFLSCMGGVWHPECFCCHACNLPITDYEFSMSGNRRYHKSCYKELHHPRCDVCKNFIPPNSAGLIEYRAHPFWMQKYCPSHERDGTPRCCSCERMESRDTKYLLLDDGRKLCLECLDSAIMDTHECQPLYLEIQEFYEGLNMKIEQQVPMLLVERQALNEAMEGEKNVNIYYVELNSLFMGYAAYFNCLATILRRPRIGAGYRVIDMITEPYRLIRHCEVTAILVLYGLPRLLTGSILAHEMMHAWLRLKGYGNLRPEVEEGICQVLAHMWLDSEIYAGSGSDSASSSSSSSSSSSSPSSSTSSKKGKRSDFEKKLGEFFKHQIESDRSSAYGDGFREGNQAVLKYGLRSTLDHIRLTGSFPY, from the exons ATGGGTTGGTTTACCAAGCTGCTTAAGGGATCCAACCATAAATCTTCGAGAGGAAAATATCatgggaaacatgaaaattccaTG GATGATTTGACAGATGTTGAGAGAGAAGAAATTGATCGTGCAATTGCACTCTCTCTTTCGGAGGAAGATCCGAAAGGGAAAAAAGTTATTG AGGACGACCCTCAATCTTCTGATGATGAACAACTGTGTGAACTTACTGATGAAGATGAATATCATGGTGAAGTTAAACAACATGAAGAGTTAAGCAATCATcacaaagaagaagatgaatctgTTGGTGAAGTtgaggaagaggaagatgacCATCTTAATAACATTCAACAGGATAATGACAAGCATCTTGCAGAAGCGCAGCTTGAGGAAGATGAACAACTTGCCAGAGCACTTCAAGAAAGTTTGAACATTGATTCAGACAGAGCTGAAAGAGATTCTTTATTTCAACCATTTCCACACCTCCTTCGACCTGTATACAG AACCTGTGCTGGCTGCAATTCAGAGATTGGCCATGGCAGATTTTTGAGTTGCATGGGAGGTGTCTGGCATCCAGAATGTTTCTGTTGCCATGCTTGTAATTTGCCAATCACTGATTATGAG TTTTCCATGTCTGGAAATCGTCGTTACCATAAATCTTGCTACAAGGAGCTGCATCACCCAAGATGTGATGTTTGCAAGAACTTC ATCCCACCAAATTCAGCTGGACTCATTGAGTATAGAGCACATCCTTTCTGGATGCAGAAATACTGTCCTTCACATGAGCGTGATGGAACTCCTCGTTGTTGTAGCTGCGAAAGAATGGAG TCAAGGGATACAAAGTATCTCTTGCTGGATGACGGTCGAAAGTTGTGCCTAGAGTGTCTAGACTCAGCTATTATGGATACGCATGAATGCCAGCCTCTCTATCTTGAAATACAAGAATTCTATGAAGGTTTAAATATGAAAATAGAACAGCAAGTTCCAATGCTTTTAGTTGAGAGACAAGCACTCAACGAGGCCATGGAGGGAGAAAAGAATGTAAATATTTACTATGTTGAACTAAACTCTCTTTTCATGGGATATGCTGCTTATTTTAATTGTCTCGCCACT AttttaagaagaccaaggatagGGGCAGGATACCGAGTCATAGATATGATAACTGAGCCTTACAGGCTAATCCGCCATTGCGAAGTGACAGCCATACTTGTTTTGTATGGCCTCCCTAG GTTATTGACGGGTTCAATCCTGGCCCATGAGATGATGCATGCTTGGCTTAGGCTTAAAG GCTATGGCAATTTAAGGCCAGAAGTTGAAGAAGGAATTTGCCAAGTGCTAGCTCACATGTGGCTAGATTCAGAGATCTACGCTGGTTCAGGAAGTGATAGTGCATCATCGTCCTCgtcctcatcatcatcctcatcctcaccTTCCTCTTCTACATCATCAAAGAAGGGTAAACGGTCTGACTTTGAGAAGAAACTTGGTGAGTTTTTCAAACACCAGATTGAGTCCGATCGTTCATCGGCTTATGGAGATGGATTCAGAGAGGGGAACCAAGCTGTGCTCAAGTATGGTTTAAGAAGTACCCTTGATCATATTCGACTAACCGGAAGTTTTCCATACTGA